In Planctomycetota bacterium, the DNA window CGCCGTCGTAGACGCCGCAGCCGCTCAGGATGACGCCGACCTTGGGCATTTCGTGCCTCCTCCGGTGTGCACCGATCGGCGCTACGTGGTGATGACGTCCGGCAGCTTCTCGAGGTCCGCGGTGAGCACCCGTGGCCCCTCCTCGGTGATGAGCACGTCGTGCTCGTGGTGCACGCTCTGCGAGCCGTCGGCGACCATCAGCGGCCAGCCGTTGCCCCGCTGGACGATCCTCGAGGAACCCACCGCGATCATGGGCTCGACCGCCAGCAGCATGCCGGGCTCGAGCTTTGCGTAGGCGTCGGGCCATTCGATCCTGGGCACCGCCGGCACGCAATTCGAGACGAAGGGCGGCGCGTGCAGCGATCGGCCGTAGCCGTGCCCGCCCAGCCCGCGGATCATGTGGAAGCCGCACTCCTGCTCGGCGTAGCCCTGCACCGCGCGGGCCCAGTCGATCAGCGGCGCACCGGGCTGGAGCGCCGCCACGCCCCTCTTGAGGCACTCGATCGAGCAATCCATGAGGCGGCGGGTGGTCTCGTCGGGCTCGCCGAAGGAATAGGTCCACGCGGCATCGCCGATCCAGCCGGCCTTGGTCACGCCGATGTCGACCTTGAGCACGTCGCCGGGCTGCATCGGCTCCTGGTGGGCGCCGGGGTGGCCGTGGACGACGTTGTCGTTGACGCTGAGGCACGCATGGGCCGGGAACGGCGGGTGGCGGCCCGCGCGGTAGTGCAGGAAGCAGCTCTTGCAGCCCAGCTTCGCCAGCGTGTCGGCGACGAAGCGGTCGATCTCGGCCAGCGTCTGGCCCTCGCGCAGGAAGCCCGCGACCGCCTCGTGCGTGCGGACGACGCAGCGTGCCGCCTCGGCCGCGTGCTCGATGTCCCGCTCGGAAGGGCGGGCCTTGCCGCCCCGGCGGCGTGCCGTGGATCGCATATGCTGCCTCTCGGGCGGGGCGTGCGGCCCGCGGAGCAGTGTAGCGAGACCCACCGGGAGTCGGCCGATGGCGCGGCGGATCCGCATCGACAACGCGATGTGCGTGCTGCCCGAGGGAGTCCGGCGGGCGTCGGTGCTCGTTGAGGGCGAACGGATCGCGGACATCGATCCCGCGGCCTCGGCCGCGGCCGACGAGGTGATCGACGCCTCGGGCCTGCACCTGCTGCCGGGCGTCATCGACGACCAGGTGCACTTCCGCGAGCCGGGGCTGACCCACAAGGAGGACCTGCACTCGGCGAGCCTGGCCTGCGCCAAGGGCGGCATCACGACCTTCCTGGAGATGCCCAACACCGTGCCGCACGCGATCGACCAGGCCGGCATCGATCGCAAGCTCGAACTCGCGGCGGCCAGGAGCGTGGTGGACTACGGGTTCTACATCGGAGCAACGCCAGACAACGTGGAGGCGTTGCGCGCCGCCGAGCGGGTGCCGGGCATCAAGATCTTCATCGGCAGCAGCACGGGCGACCTGCTGGTGGACGAGCAGGACGCGCTCGAGCGGATCTTCGCCGAGACGACGCTGCCCATCTGCGCGCACTGCGAGAACGAGGCGACCGTGCGGGCCAACGCAGAGCGCCTGGGCGGCGGGTCGAGCGTGCACGACCACTCGCGAATCCGCGACCACGCCGCGGCGTTGATCGCTACGAAGCGGGCGACCGACCTGGCCATCCGCCACAAGCACCGCTTCCACGTGCTGCACGTGACGACGGCGGCCGAGCTGCCGATCATCGCCGACCACCACGGCCTGATTACGGGCGAGGCGTGCGTGCACCACCTGTGGTTCAGCGTGGACGACTACGACCGGCTGGGCACGCGGATCCAGATGAACCCGTCGATCAAGACCCGCGAGGACGTCGAGGGTCTCTGGCAGGGGCTACGCGATGGGGCGCTGCGGGTCGTCGCGACCGACCACGCGCCGCACACGCTCGACGAGAAGGCGCAGCCGTACCCCAAGAGCCCGAGCGGACTTCCCGCGGTCGAGAACAGCCTGGCGTTGATGCTCACCGCGATGCATGCGGGGCGGTGCACGCTCGAGCAAGTCGTGCACTGGATGTGCGAGGCGCCGGCCCTGGTCTGGGACATCGTCGACAAGGGACGCATCCGGCCGGGGTGCCTGGCCGACCTCATCCTCGTGGACCTAGACGAGCGGCACGTGGTGCGGGACGCCGAGCAGATCGCCAAGTGCCGCTGGAGCCCGTGGGACGGCGAGGAGTTAAGGGGGCGGGTCGTCCGGACGATGGTGCGGGGGTCGACGGTGTTCGAGTGCGGGCGGTTCGACGCCGAACACCGGGGCCGCCCCGCGGAGTACGACCACGACCGGGGCGGGTACTGGGCGCAGTCCGATATCGGCTGAGCCCCGGGAGGAGGCGTTCGTTGGGCCACACACTCGTCCTCATCCGCCACGGGCAGAGCACCTGGAACGCCGAGAACCGCTTCACCGGCTGGAAGGACGTCGACCTGAGCGAGCGGGGCGCGGCCGAGGCCGCCCGCGCCGCCGGGTTGCTGCGGGCCGAGGGCCTGGACTTCGACATCGCCTTCACGAGCCTGCTTAGGCGTGCCATCCGCACGCTGTGGATCGTGCTGGACGAGATGGATCGCATGTGGCTGCCCGTCGAGCGGAGCTGGCGGCTCAACGAGCGGCACTACGGCGCGCTCCAGGGCCTCAATAAGGCCGAGACCGCCGAGAAGCACGGCGAGGACCAGGTCCACGTCTGGCGGCGGAGCTACGACACCAGGCCGCCCGCCCTGGAACCCAGCGACGACCGCTGGCCCGGCCATGACCGCCGGTACGCCGACCTCGAGCCCGCGCAGATCCCGCTGGCCGAGTGCCTCAAGGACACCGTCGAGCGGGTGGTGCCCTACTGGGAGCAATTCGTCGCGCCGCGGATCCTGGCGGGGCAGCGGGTGCTGATTTCGGCCCATGGCAACAGCCTGCGGGCGCTCGTGAAGCACCTCGACGGCGTCTCGGACGACGAGATCGTCGGCATGAACATCCCCACGGGCGTGCCGCTGGTGTACGAACTGGGCGACGACCTGACGCCTCGATCGAGCCGCTACCTGGGCGACGCGGACGCCGTGGCCGCCGCGCAGGCGGAGGTGGCGGCCCAGGGTGTCGCGCGGAGCGGGGCGGGCCGCTAGGCGTTATGGGGCGTCGCCCGCGTTGCGCACGCGGCGCAGACCCTCGCCTGCTCGCGCCGACGTCCCTCCGCGGTGGCTCGGCGAGGTGCGGCAAACGGATGCTCATGGATGGTGCTGGCCCCCGGTTGGGGCGGAGGATGTCCGATGCTCGCAGGCAAGGTCCGTCGCGCGTTCACCCTCGTGGAGATCCTGATCGTGGTGGTGATCCTCGGGGTGCTGGCCGCCATCGTTGCGCCGCAGGCCGCCAACGCCATGGACGACGTCAAGCAGACCGCCTTCGTGGGCGAGATGCGGACGCTCGTGGACGCCGCCTCCGTCTTCCGGGCCCGCGAGGGCTACTGGATCGGCGACGGGGGTTCGGGCCAGATCCCCGCGGGATTCGAGGACTACGTCGACGAGGCCGACTTCGAGGCCGGCACGCCCATCGGCGGCGTCTGGGACACCGAAGCGAGGCCCGACTACGACGTGACCCTCGCCATCGGCGTGCACTTCATTGGGGGGGACGCCCCGACCGTGGAGTACATGGAGCAGGTCGACGCGATCGCCGACGA includes these proteins:
- a CDS encoding prepilin-type N-terminal cleavage/methylation domain-containing protein; translated protein: MLAGKVRRAFTLVEILIVVVILGVLAAIVAPQAANAMDDVKQTAFVGEMRTLVDAASVFRAREGYWIGDGGSGQIPAGFEDYVDEADFEAGTPIGGVWDTEARPDYDVTLAIGVHFIGGDAPTVEYMEQVDAIADDGDLATGAFQEFSSDRFYFIVEF
- the gpmA gene encoding 2,3-diphosphoglycerate-dependent phosphoglycerate mutase produces the protein MGHTLVLIRHGQSTWNAENRFTGWKDVDLSERGAAEAARAAGLLRAEGLDFDIAFTSLLRRAIRTLWIVLDEMDRMWLPVERSWRLNERHYGALQGLNKAETAEKHGEDQVHVWRRSYDTRPPALEPSDDRWPGHDRRYADLEPAQIPLAECLKDTVERVVPYWEQFVAPRILAGQRVLISAHGNSLRALVKHLDGVSDDEIVGMNIPTGVPLVYELGDDLTPRSSRYLGDADAVAAAQAEVAAQGVARSGAGR
- a CDS encoding dihydroorotase, translated to MARRIRIDNAMCVLPEGVRRASVLVEGERIADIDPAASAAADEVIDASGLHLLPGVIDDQVHFREPGLTHKEDLHSASLACAKGGITTFLEMPNTVPHAIDQAGIDRKLELAAARSVVDYGFYIGATPDNVEALRAAERVPGIKIFIGSSTGDLLVDEQDALERIFAETTLPICAHCENEATVRANAERLGGGSSVHDHSRIRDHAAALIATKRATDLAIRHKHRFHVLHVTTAAELPIIADHHGLITGEACVHHLWFSVDDYDRLGTRIQMNPSIKTREDVEGLWQGLRDGALRVVATDHAPHTLDEKAQPYPKSPSGLPAVENSLALMLTAMHAGRCTLEQVVHWMCEAPALVWDIVDKGRIRPGCLADLILVDLDERHVVRDAEQIAKCRWSPWDGEELRGRVVRTMVRGSTVFECGRFDAEHRGRPAEYDHDRGGYWAQSDIG
- the map gene encoding type I methionyl aminopeptidase, whose translation is MRSTARRRGGKARPSERDIEHAAEAARCVVRTHEAVAGFLREGQTLAEIDRFVADTLAKLGCKSCFLHYRAGRHPPFPAHACLSVNDNVVHGHPGAHQEPMQPGDVLKVDIGVTKAGWIGDAAWTYSFGEPDETTRRLMDCSIECLKRGVAALQPGAPLIDWARAVQGYAEQECGFHMIRGLGGHGYGRSLHAPPFVSNCVPAVPRIEWPDAYAKLEPGMLLAVEPMIAVGSSRIVQRGNGWPLMVADGSQSVHHEHDVLITEEGPRVLTADLEKLPDVITT